Proteins found in one Exiguobacterium sp. 9-2 genomic segment:
- the kdpA gene encoding potassium-transporting ATPase subunit KdpA has product MWTQFLIQFWILLVIALCAAVLLGRYIGMYFAPIAERRVDTIGKVERRLLSLLGVDEKKQDQSWVGYSKSLLVVNLLFFIGGYLLLRFQGSLPLNPNGAANLDWSTALHTTISFMTNTDQQHYSGEALSYLSQTFVLGTMLFVAPTMAFTVCIAVIRGLANKPLGNFYADFVRFIFRILLPISLFFGMLMILLGVPQTFSGAISVTTLEGAKQLIYRGPVAAFEVIKQLGNNGGGFFGANGAHPFENPNQFVNFIQMFLMLLIPMSLPVAYGKIIGSAKQGRLFLGVMTILFVMMTFGMAGSLFANPTAHGQELRFGQVGTALYSSITTAAETGAVNAMHDSLHPLAGLIQLGNMMLNVVYGGAGAGFLNVLLYAFVAVFLTGLLIGRTPTFLGKKIETFEVKMIAIALLVPPFLILVGTAISMYVAPGVAGISNPGYHGLSQVLYEFTSATANNGSGFEGLGDANVYWNVSTSFALFFGRYIPLILMLAIVGSLKAKPSVPQDEFSFKTDTPLFGTVFLGTVVLVGALTFLPVLVLGPVADWLTM; this is encoded by the coding sequence ATGTGGACTCAATTCCTGATCCAATTTTGGATCCTACTCGTCATTGCACTTTGTGCAGCGGTCTTGCTCGGTCGCTACATCGGGATGTACTTTGCGCCGATCGCAGAGCGTCGGGTCGATACAATCGGTAAGGTCGAACGACGCCTTCTATCGTTACTCGGTGTCGATGAAAAGAAACAAGATCAATCGTGGGTCGGCTATTCAAAAAGTCTATTAGTCGTCAATCTACTGTTTTTCATCGGTGGGTATTTGTTGCTTCGCTTTCAAGGAAGTCTACCGCTCAATCCGAACGGCGCCGCTAATCTTGACTGGTCGACAGCGCTCCATACGACGATCAGCTTCATGACGAACACCGATCAACAACACTATTCGGGTGAAGCTTTATCGTATCTCTCACAAACGTTCGTCCTTGGAACGATGTTATTCGTTGCACCGACGATGGCATTCACGGTCTGTATCGCTGTCATCCGTGGTCTTGCGAATAAACCGCTCGGTAACTTCTACGCCGACTTCGTTCGCTTCATCTTCCGCATCCTGCTTCCGATTTCATTGTTCTTCGGGATGTTGATGATTTTACTCGGCGTACCACAGACGTTTAGTGGCGCAATCAGCGTCACGACGCTTGAAGGGGCGAAGCAGTTGATTTACCGTGGACCGGTCGCAGCGTTTGAGGTCATCAAACAGCTTGGTAACAACGGCGGTGGTTTCTTCGGAGCAAACGGTGCCCATCCGTTTGAGAACCCGAACCAGTTCGTTAACTTCATCCAGATGTTCTTAATGTTATTGATTCCGATGTCACTTCCTGTCGCGTATGGAAAAATCATCGGTTCTGCGAAACAAGGACGTCTTTTCCTTGGCGTCATGACGATTTTGTTCGTCATGATGACATTCGGCATGGCAGGTAGCTTATTTGCGAACCCGACCGCGCACGGTCAGGAATTACGCTTCGGTCAAGTCGGTACAGCGCTCTACAGCTCGATTACGACAGCAGCCGAGACGGGTGCCGTCAACGCGATGCATGACTCGCTTCATCCGCTTGCTGGTTTGATTCAGCTCGGCAACATGATGCTGAACGTCGTGTACGGCGGTGCCGGCGCTGGATTCTTGAATGTCTTGCTTTATGCTTTTGTCGCAGTCTTCCTGACAGGTCTCTTGATCGGTCGGACACCAACGTTCCTTGGTAAGAAAATCGAGACGTTCGAAGTGAAGATGATCGCTATCGCACTTCTTGTGCCACCATTCTTGATTCTCGTCGGAACGGCAATCTCCATGTACGTTGCACCAGGCGTCGCTGGCATCTCGAATCCAGGCTATCACGGGCTATCACAAGTCTTGTACGAATTCACGTCGGCGACAGCCAATAATGGTTCTGGATTTGAAGGGCTCGGGGACGCGAATGTCTACTGGAACGTCTCGACATCGTTTGCGTTATTTTTCGGACGTTACATCCCATTGATTTTAATGCTTGCGATCGTTGGTTCGCTGAAGGCGAAGCCATCCGTGCCGCAAGATGAGTTTTCATTCAAAACAGACACACCACTCTTCGGAACAGTCTTCCTCGGTACGGTCGTACTCGTCGGTGCATTGACATTCTTGCCAGTGCTCGTACTTGGACCGGTCGCGGACTGGCTGACGATGTGA
- a CDS encoding potassium-transporting ATPase subunit F: MTWFLLAMGCLVFLYLGYCLIYPEKF; the protein is encoded by the coding sequence ATGACGTGGTTTTTACTAGCAATGGGATGTCTCGTCTTTTTGTATCTCGGTTATTGTCTGATCTATCCAGAAAAATTCTAA
- a CDS encoding glutathione peroxidase, which produces MLQDHSFQRVDGTSASLSDYPAQAWLIVNTASKCGLTPQFEGLEQLHQDYRSQGLTVLGFPCNQFANQDPGTDEEIQSFCQVNYGVTFPVFSKIDVNGEQAHPLFEELKAQAPTTDGTTDIEWNFTKFLVTRDGEVTRFSPKTNPTDLTAAIERLLVQV; this is translated from the coding sequence ATGTTACAAGATCATTCATTTCAACGCGTCGACGGAACGTCGGCATCCTTAAGTGACTACCCAGCTCAAGCATGGCTGATCGTTAATACAGCCAGTAAATGCGGCTTGACGCCACAGTTCGAAGGACTGGAACAATTGCATCAAGACTATCGTTCGCAAGGATTGACCGTACTTGGTTTCCCATGTAATCAGTTCGCGAACCAAGACCCCGGAACGGACGAGGAGATTCAGTCGTTCTGCCAAGTCAACTACGGCGTGACGTTCCCCGTTTTCTCAAAAATCGATGTCAACGGTGAGCAAGCACATCCGTTATTCGAAGAACTGAAAGCACAAGCACCGACGACGGACGGTACAACAGACATCGAGTGGAATTTCACGAAATTCCTCGTGACTCGTGATGGAGAAGTGACGCGGTTCTCTCCAAAAACGAATCCAACGGATTTGACGGCAGCGATCGAACGATTGCTCGTTCAAGTCTAA
- a CDS encoding glycerate kinase: protein MERHLILMDAFKGSISSKEAAEAVTSGILAHDPTAIIDSSPIADGGEGTLEVYLALGYEEKTTMTIDLAGRPCEVQYAVKDSDAVIEVARICGLPMRQSGDNPVRVNTRGVGRLMEQLRNQGITRIRLALGGTGTTDGGLGLLAEVGCRLQDASGKPILFCTNPLLETQAIHCSTYPVQLEALVDVTAPYRGLDGPAYLFGPQKGLLPDDIIKLDQQLEQIGKLLGLEGVKGAGAAGGLGGAVYALGGRIVPGASMILQHLRVAERMQQADYVWTGEGRVDRQSQIGKLPGEVTRMARTAGVPCLILAGIVEENIPQALDCRSIHVDQKITLDPEQTKTRIQEQTRKWLEELSLKQG, encoded by the coding sequence ATGGAACGTCACTTGATTTTAATGGATGCGTTCAAAGGTAGTATTTCTTCGAAGGAGGCAGCAGAAGCCGTCACGTCTGGAATACTGGCACATGATCCAACCGCGATCATCGATTCCTCACCTATCGCGGACGGTGGGGAAGGAACGCTTGAAGTCTATCTCGCGCTTGGATATGAGGAAAAGACGACCATGACGATTGATCTAGCAGGTCGTCCGTGTGAAGTACAGTATGCCGTAAAAGATTCAGACGCCGTCATCGAAGTCGCGCGTATTTGTGGACTGCCGATGCGACAAAGCGGAGATAATCCTGTTCGAGTGAATACGCGTGGCGTCGGGCGTTTGATGGAACAGTTACGCAATCAAGGAATAACACGTATTCGACTGGCGTTAGGGGGGACAGGTACGACGGATGGGGGACTTGGTTTACTCGCGGAAGTCGGTTGTCGTCTTCAAGATGCCTCGGGTAAGCCGATTTTGTTTTGTACAAATCCGTTACTTGAGACGCAAGCCATTCATTGTTCAACGTATCCGGTTCAGCTGGAAGCCCTCGTAGATGTGACAGCTCCCTATCGTGGTCTAGATGGTCCGGCTTATCTGTTTGGTCCACAAAAAGGACTGCTTCCGGATGACATCATAAAACTCGATCAACAACTCGAACAGATTGGAAAGTTACTTGGATTAGAGGGCGTCAAAGGAGCAGGGGCAGCCGGCGGACTCGGTGGAGCCGTGTATGCGCTTGGTGGACGGATCGTTCCGGGCGCATCGATGATCTTGCAACACCTTCGTGTAGCAGAGCGGATGCAACAAGCGGATTATGTCTGGACAGGGGAAGGACGGGTCGACCGTCAAAGCCAAATCGGTAAATTGCCAGGTGAGGTCACGCGGATGGCGAGAACAGCTGGCGTTCCTTGTCTGATCCTTGCAGGAATCGTCGAAGAAAACATCCCGCAGGCACTTGATTGTCGATCGATTCATGTCGATCAGAAGATCACCCTCGACCCGGAACAGACGAAAACGCGTATACAGGAGCAAACACGTAAGTGGCTCGAGGAACTTTCGCTGAAACAGGGATGA
- a CDS encoding Gfo/Idh/MocA family protein: MKLAVIGLGDIAQKAYLPVYAERSDIEVYLISRDEEKAKRLQADYRFAGTYATFTDAVQEGIDAVMIHSATVVHAEQARQALEAGIAVYVDKPVSMEIEEIRELTRLSEEKQLPFITGFNRRFASAHQRLLEVNDPNLVLMQKNRTSFIEDAKPFLFDDFIHVADTLRFLTGRGEIEDLHVKSKQDESGLHHVTIQFVSNGITAIGVMNRDNGMTEERVEVMGPEEKRVATDVTTLDQLTKQGTLRYPLDNWEATLKRRGFVDMLDAFLRTIKGEHSESVVASDSLATHELCQQVYEHVQAAR, encoded by the coding sequence ATGAAATTAGCCGTCATTGGTTTAGGGGACATCGCTCAAAAAGCCTATTTACCGGTCTATGCTGAACGATCTGATATCGAGGTATATTTGATTTCACGAGATGAAGAGAAAGCAAAACGATTGCAAGCAGACTATCGCTTTGCGGGGACATACGCGACGTTTACTGATGCTGTACAGGAAGGGATCGACGCGGTCATGATCCACTCAGCGACCGTCGTCCATGCCGAGCAAGCGCGACAAGCGCTAGAAGCAGGAATCGCCGTCTACGTTGATAAACCAGTCTCGATGGAAATTGAAGAAATTCGTGAACTGACTCGTCTATCGGAAGAGAAGCAGTTACCGTTCATCACGGGATTCAATCGTCGCTTTGCGTCAGCACACCAGCGCTTACTTGAAGTGAACGATCCGAATCTCGTCCTCATGCAAAAGAATCGGACGTCGTTCATCGAAGACGCCAAGCCATTTCTGTTCGATGATTTCATCCATGTCGCGGACACGCTTCGCTTTTTGACGGGACGTGGTGAGATTGAAGACTTACACGTCAAGAGTAAGCAAGACGAAAGCGGGCTACATCACGTGACGATTCAATTCGTCTCAAACGGCATCACGGCAATCGGTGTCATGAACCGCGATAACGGTATGACGGAAGAACGCGTCGAAGTGATGGGACCGGAGGAAAAACGGGTCGCAACCGACGTGACGACACTCGATCAATTGACGAAGCAAGGGACGCTCCGGTATCCGCTCGATAACTGGGAAGCGACGTTAAAGCGACGCGGGTTCGTCGATATGTTAGACGCGTTCCTTCGGACGATCAAAGGGGAACATTCCGAATCGGTCGTAGCGTCTGATAGCCTCGCGACACATGAATTATGCCAACAGGTGTATGAACACGTTCAAGCTGCGCGCTGA
- a CDS encoding SH3 domain-containing protein, translating into MKRLLRTSLTLLLLFALCLPAIPAQAASYQVVVTSTIGANIRSKPSTASSATIVRRAAYKAKFTAVSYTNGWYKIKDGGTYRYLSNQVAQKVSSSSVKTYKIVVYSKAGANVRTSPSTASSKNIKRLAPYNSKFNAVSYSNGWYKVKGTTNYYYVSNQVARKVTTSSPKPSSGSYPVASMRYFKLGSSSYQLTKESFVRRYPASTTKLLTGIVAYDEAVRKGTLDQTFTLTSAMLSVPAGSSVAGFRVGDKVTMRQLLNGMLIRSGNDAAKAIAVRTAGSESKFVSYMNNRARSIGMSASHFMNPHGFYHPSHYTTAADMQKLANTYAKYSTLMTISGRKSYQTTVKGPYARTLTWYHTNTSLPGDTRVYASKTGYTPESGYTRVFFIKKGSTRYGLVTLKGTLSQTETTLRSVLNQ; encoded by the coding sequence ATGAAGCGCTTGCTCCGTACTAGTCTTACGCTCTTATTATTGTTCGCTTTGTGCCTTCCCGCCATTCCGGCTCAGGCAGCCAGTTACCAAGTCGTCGTCACTTCGACGATTGGAGCGAACATCCGCTCGAAGCCGAGTACCGCCTCGTCCGCAACGATTGTAAGACGTGCTGCGTACAAGGCAAAATTTACAGCCGTCTCGTATACGAATGGCTGGTACAAGATCAAGGACGGAGGTACATATCGTTATCTATCGAACCAGGTCGCTCAAAAAGTATCGAGTAGCTCAGTGAAGACGTACAAAATCGTCGTCTACTCGAAAGCTGGAGCGAACGTCCGAACATCCCCAAGCACGGCATCGTCAAAGAATATCAAGCGACTCGCACCTTACAACTCGAAGTTCAATGCGGTTTCGTATTCGAATGGTTGGTATAAGGTCAAAGGTACGACCAATTACTACTATGTGTCGAACCAAGTCGCTAGAAAAGTGACGACGAGCAGTCCAAAACCATCGAGTGGTAGTTATCCTGTTGCGTCGATGCGGTATTTTAAGCTTGGATCGTCAAGTTATCAATTGACGAAAGAAAGTTTCGTTCGCCGTTACCCAGCGAGTACAACGAAACTATTGACGGGGATCGTCGCTTATGACGAAGCAGTGCGTAAAGGCACACTCGATCAAACGTTCACCCTGACGTCTGCGATGTTATCTGTCCCTGCTGGCAGTAGCGTAGCGGGTTTCCGTGTTGGCGACAAAGTGACGATGCGCCAACTCTTGAACGGGATGCTGATCCGCTCTGGCAACGATGCAGCAAAAGCGATCGCCGTCCGGACAGCAGGTTCTGAATCGAAGTTCGTCTCGTACATGAATAACCGCGCCCGTTCGATCGGGATGAGTGCGAGCCATTTCATGAACCCACACGGTTTCTATCATCCAAGTCATTACACGACAGCTGCTGATATGCAAAAACTCGCGAATACATATGCGAAGTACAGCACACTCATGACGATCAGTGGACGAAAATCATACCAGACGACCGTTAAAGGACCGTATGCACGGACATTGACGTGGTATCATACGAATACGTCGCTTCCAGGAGATACACGTGTTTATGCGAGCAAGACTGGTTACACACCGGAATCTGGCTACACACGCGTCTTCTTCATCAAAAAAGGATCGACACGATATGGTCTCGTCACACTGAAAGGAACGTTGTCCCAAACCGAGACGACACTTCGCTCCGTCTTAAATCAATAA
- a CDS encoding AmiS/UreI family transporter, which translates to MGNVSLLFGGVALFLNSLTLFGKVDLRSAGVFSLITGLLQTFIATYLVIDAAGDPALTFGYASIYLFSFTYVYVGITFLFNLDGSGVGWFSLFVAIAALFYAFVSFTTADIIGGVTWLFWVLLWSLFFLGMGMNRPIDAITARVALVLSWLTLIVPALIGLRFGYFSTAYQWLWSGAAILTVVYFLYTMMKFSMLRTIRSS; encoded by the coding sequence GTGGGAAATGTCAGTTTGTTATTTGGGGGCGTTGCGCTCTTTTTAAATAGTTTGACCTTGTTCGGAAAAGTCGATCTCCGTAGCGCTGGTGTGTTCAGTCTCATCACGGGTCTACTGCAAACGTTCATCGCAACGTATCTCGTCATCGATGCTGCAGGTGATCCAGCGTTGACGTTCGGGTACGCGAGTATTTATCTGTTTTCCTTTACGTATGTTTATGTCGGGATCACGTTCTTATTTAACCTCGACGGAAGCGGTGTCGGTTGGTTTTCCTTGTTCGTTGCGATCGCCGCTTTGTTTTATGCATTTGTCAGCTTCACGACAGCAGACATCATCGGCGGGGTGACATGGTTGTTCTGGGTATTGCTCTGGAGCCTGTTTTTCCTTGGGATGGGAATGAATCGCCCGATTGACGCGATCACTGCCCGCGTCGCCCTCGTATTAAGCTGGTTGACGTTGATCGTCCCGGCACTGATCGGTCTTCGATTCGGCTACTTTAGTACGGCATATCAATGGTTATGGAGCGGTGCTGCCATTTTGACTGTCGTCTATTTCCTCTATACGATGATGAAATTCTCGATGCTTCGGACGATCCGCTCGTCGTGA
- a CDS encoding LCP family glycopolymer transferase, translated as MKKWKWIVLTLTGICLLLLFSSGGYVYHKASQTLEEVQVPVKASVETEKTVEQKKGLSFLLLGVDQRKNETGRSDTIIVVTIDPKTNTSQMISIPRDLKTDIIGNGSNDKINHAYAFGGPQMALDTVSHLLKIQIDYFAEINLAGFTDLVNAVDGVRVKNDINFSYYEMQFPKGELLLNGKEALAYARMRHDDPRGDFGRQIRQRQVVQAVADKMTEDFSIRRFNAILDALGKNVKTNVPFSVARTVATDYRDALRNVKTLSLDGSGGIESDGIYYWHPTDKSLKEVQAQLQEALK; from the coding sequence ATGAAGAAATGGAAATGGATCGTACTGACACTTACGGGGATTTGCCTGCTCCTTCTCTTTAGTTCAGGCGGATATGTGTATCATAAAGCGAGTCAGACACTCGAAGAAGTCCAGGTACCGGTCAAAGCAAGCGTTGAGACGGAAAAAACCGTCGAGCAGAAAAAAGGACTCTCGTTTCTCTTACTCGGCGTCGATCAACGAAAAAATGAGACAGGACGGAGTGATACGATCATCGTCGTGACGATTGATCCGAAAACGAATACCAGTCAGATGATCAGCATCCCGCGCGACTTAAAGACAGACATCATCGGCAATGGTTCGAATGATAAAATCAACCATGCCTATGCCTTCGGTGGTCCACAGATGGCGCTTGATACGGTCAGTCATCTGTTAAAGATCCAGATCGACTATTTCGCTGAGATCAATCTAGCGGGCTTTACGGATCTCGTCAATGCGGTGGATGGGGTCAGAGTCAAGAACGATATCAATTTTTCGTACTATGAGATGCAGTTCCCAAAAGGAGAACTATTACTGAACGGGAAGGAAGCACTCGCCTATGCCCGTATGCGGCACGATGATCCACGTGGGGACTTCGGACGACAAATCCGCCAACGGCAAGTCGTTCAGGCAGTTGCCGATAAAATGACAGAAGACTTCTCGATTCGTCGTTTCAACGCTATCCTCGATGCCCTCGGGAAAAACGTCAAGACGAACGTACCATTTTCCGTTGCCCGGACGGTCGCGACGGACTACCGGGATGCCTTACGTAACGTCAAGACCTTGTCGCTTGACGGATCAGGAGGCATCGAATCGGACGGCATCTATTACTGGCATCCGACGGATAAGTCGTTAAAAGAAGTTCAAGCTCAACTGCAGGAAGCGCTCAAATGA
- a CDS encoding aminotransferase class I/II-fold pyridoxal phosphate-dependent enzyme: MKHIPLSIPHLSGQEARYVNEALETNWVAPLGPNVDAFERDMQAYTGAGATLATSSGTAAIHLALATLGVTTGDDVFCQSLTFIASTNPIRYVGARPVLIDSEEETWNMSPVALRRALIQAATRGRLPKAVIVVHLYGVAAQIEEIAALCEEYDVPLIEDAAESLGTRVNGRMTGTFGTFGIYSFNGNKIITTSGGGMLVANDPALIERAFYLGTQARQPVLHYEHTEVGYNYRMSNVAAGIGRGQLEVLDQRVDARRKIFDRYDRAFAPDSVTSQVEQPRTFANRWLSAFLLPGGQAQRDAMIQTLQQANAESRPVWKPMHLQPVYRDVPFVTAEGVDVSRRLFEDGICLPSASQMTFTEQAVVIRNVRHALQTTVRRNVQS; encoded by the coding sequence ATGAAACACATCCCACTCTCCATCCCGCATTTAAGTGGTCAGGAAGCCCGTTACGTCAACGAGGCACTCGAGACGAACTGGGTCGCCCCTCTTGGACCAAATGTCGATGCCTTTGAACGAGATATGCAAGCATACACGGGAGCTGGTGCAACGCTTGCGACGAGCAGTGGGACAGCAGCGATCCATCTGGCGCTCGCGACACTTGGTGTCACGACGGGGGATGATGTCTTCTGTCAGTCCTTGACGTTCATTGCCTCGACGAATCCGATTCGGTATGTCGGAGCGCGACCTGTATTGATCGACTCGGAAGAAGAGACCTGGAACATGTCGCCCGTCGCACTCCGTCGGGCCTTGATCCAGGCGGCGACGCGTGGTCGACTTCCGAAGGCTGTCATCGTCGTTCATCTGTACGGTGTCGCCGCGCAAATCGAGGAGATTGCTGCGCTCTGTGAAGAATACGATGTTCCGTTGATCGAGGATGCTGCAGAATCACTCGGGACTCGTGTCAACGGGCGGATGACAGGAACGTTCGGAACGTTCGGAATCTATTCGTTCAATGGCAACAAAATCATCACGACGTCAGGCGGCGGAATGCTTGTCGCAAATGATCCGGCTCTGATCGAGCGTGCCTTTTATCTCGGAACACAAGCGCGACAGCCGGTCTTGCATTATGAGCATACGGAAGTCGGCTACAATTACCGGATGAGTAATGTCGCTGCTGGGATCGGACGGGGACAGCTTGAGGTTCTCGATCAACGCGTCGATGCACGGCGGAAAATTTTTGATCGCTACGACCGTGCCTTTGCACCGGACAGCGTCACGTCGCAAGTCGAGCAGCCTAGAACATTCGCCAACCGCTGGCTCAGTGCCTTTCTTTTACCGGGTGGTCAAGCGCAACGCGATGCGATGATTCAGACACTGCAACAAGCGAATGCCGAGTCTCGCCCGGTCTGGAAACCGATGCACTTACAGCCCGTCTATCGCGACGTACCATTTGTCACAGCAGAAGGGGTTGACGTCAGCCGTCGCTTGTTTGAAGACGGTATCTGCCTTCCGTCTGCTTCACAAATGACGTTCACTGAACAAGCCGTCGTCATCCGAAACGTTCGTCATGCTTTACAGACGACCGTACGCCGGAACGTCCAGTCATGA
- a CDS encoding lipid II:glycine glycyltransferase FemX — MMSLSDERLIRDPREWDALVATYQLDCYYEHAYFELAKEHDEIPELFYYPTEFGTLIYPYLRRRIPGTLFEDITTPYGYGGPSFKGIWSLDQIREARERFERYCNETGIVTETVRFHPLLHNQELGQYWCHQTEILQPTVTLELTDPFEMIESDFSQMTRRNIRKARREGVTIRLGRPEEYRDFARLYQMTMDKHQADARYYFDQTYFDHFADGRIKNVLLLAEHDGRIIAGCIVLTGRQFAHYHLGASDPASLALRPNHLLFAEMIRWAKQAGFQALHLGGGTTRSNTDSLLAYKRSFSANQTFFGLGTSILDATIYERLTRQFERQHPETQMGHWFPLYRTPIRHLSPRREETS; from the coding sequence ATGATGTCGTTAAGCGATGAACGGTTGATCCGGGATCCGCGCGAATGGGATGCACTCGTTGCGACCTATCAGCTCGATTGTTACTACGAACATGCTTACTTCGAACTCGCGAAGGAACACGACGAGATTCCTGAGTTATTTTATTATCCGACGGAGTTTGGGACGTTGATCTATCCGTACTTGCGGCGACGGATTCCAGGCACACTCTTTGAAGATATCACGACACCTTACGGCTACGGTGGTCCTTCTTTCAAAGGCATCTGGTCACTCGATCAGATTCGCGAAGCGCGCGAGCGATTCGAACGCTATTGCAATGAGACGGGAATCGTCACAGAGACGGTTCGCTTCCATCCACTCTTGCACAATCAAGAACTGGGTCAATACTGGTGCCATCAAACGGAGATCCTGCAGCCGACCGTGACACTGGAACTAACGGACCCGTTCGAGATGATCGAAAGCGACTTTTCGCAAATGACGCGACGCAACATCCGGAAGGCGCGTCGCGAAGGCGTCACGATTCGTCTGGGACGCCCGGAAGAATACCGGGACTTCGCGCGTCTCTATCAGATGACGATGGACAAACATCAAGCCGATGCCCGGTATTACTTTGATCAGACCTACTTCGATCACTTCGCGGACGGACGAATCAAAAATGTCCTGTTGCTTGCTGAACATGACGGACGGATCATCGCCGGATGCATCGTCTTGACTGGTCGCCAGTTCGCGCATTATCATCTCGGTGCTTCCGATCCCGCGTCGTTAGCACTTCGACCCAACCATCTATTATTCGCAGAGATGATTCGTTGGGCAAAACAAGCCGGTTTTCAAGCGCTTCATCTCGGGGGAGGCACGACACGATCGAATACGGATAGCTTACTTGCCTACAAACGATCCTTTAGTGCGAATCAAACGTTTTTTGGACTCGGTACGTCGATTCTTGATGCCACGATCTATGAGCGTCTAACGCGACAATTCGAACGACAACATCCGGAAACTCAAATGGGTCACTGGTTCCCGCTCTACCGAACACCGATTCGTCATCTGTCACCTCGAAGGGAGGAAACATCATGA
- a CDS encoding sugar transferase, translated as MKRTFDFTVSLIAILILIPVYALVALVIYTKLGRPIFFNQVRPGYKGELFKIYKFRTMTNEMDTEGKLLPDADRIPASLEWIRRLSLDEIPQFFNILRGQMSFVGPRPLLVSYLNHYTKEQMTRHDVLPGLTGWAQIHGRNATTWQQRLEQDQWYAANQTFRLDLYILFKTFKMVISSEGNSTAHQTGMGEFKGLDGGVPHDVVKR; from the coding sequence ATGAAACGCACATTCGACTTCACGGTTAGTCTTATCGCTATCTTGATCCTGATTCCCGTCTACGCCCTCGTCGCCTTAGTCATCTATACGAAGCTCGGTCGTCCGATTTTCTTCAATCAAGTCCGCCCAGGTTACAAGGGGGAGTTGTTCAAAATCTACAAATTCCGCACGATGACGAACGAAATGGATACTGAGGGAAAACTTCTCCCGGATGCAGACCGGATTCCCGCATCACTCGAGTGGATTCGTCGCTTAAGCCTTGATGAGATTCCGCAGTTTTTTAACATTCTTCGCGGACAGATGAGCTTCGTCGGACCGCGTCCATTACTCGTCAGTTACTTGAACCACTATACGAAGGAGCAGATGACACGGCATGATGTCCTTCCTGGTCTGACGGGCTGGGCGCAGATTCATGGACGGAACGCGACGACGTGGCAACAACGACTCGAGCAAGATCAATGGTACGCAGCGAATCAGACATTCCGACTCGATCTCTATATCTTGTTCAAGACGTTCAAAATGGTCATCTCGTCAGAAGGGAACTCGACGGCTCATCAGACTGGGATGGGTGAGTTCAAGGGTCTCGACGGAGGTGTTCCCCATGATGTCGTTAAGCGATGA